One Pectobacterium polaris DNA window includes the following coding sequences:
- a CDS encoding C40 family peptidase: MRLFITLFILFFSNLSLNVVQAAPHTPHSAPKKSAMAETNKKSRQTKGNAKSPTPIKSKKPEPTAVSNKTKSRTASKVTEKKPSRTQSSTPALVKKNLKKLKPEEEKQTTAQARVKTGLKKTALKGKADKNPAPTEKGMALSAAHKKRYQHAKTTAMNKLMSQIGKPYHWGGSSPFTGFDCSGLVYYAYKDVVKIQIPRTANEMYHLRDAAPIKKSELESGDLVFFRINNRGAADHVGVYLGEGKFIQSPRTGSDIRISKLSEDYWQEHYVGARRVVTPQTIR, from the coding sequence ATGCGCTTATTTATTACTCTTTTTATATTATTTTTCAGTAATCTATCCCTGAACGTGGTTCAGGCTGCGCCGCATACCCCGCATTCTGCGCCGAAGAAAAGCGCCATGGCAGAAACGAATAAGAAAAGCCGCCAAACAAAGGGTAATGCTAAATCCCCGACGCCGATCAAAAGCAAAAAACCAGAACCTACCGCCGTCAGCAATAAAACCAAATCCCGCACCGCGAGCAAAGTGACAGAGAAAAAGCCGTCACGAACGCAAAGCAGCACGCCCGCGCTAGTGAAAAAAAATCTTAAAAAGCTGAAGCCTGAAGAAGAGAAACAAACAACCGCCCAAGCCAGAGTCAAAACCGGACTGAAGAAGACCGCACTCAAGGGGAAAGCGGATAAAAATCCAGCGCCGACAGAAAAAGGAATGGCGCTAAGCGCCGCGCATAAAAAACGCTATCAACATGCCAAAACGACCGCAATGAATAAGTTGATGAGCCAGATAGGCAAACCTTACCACTGGGGCGGCTCCTCTCCTTTTACCGGATTCGACTGTAGCGGACTGGTTTATTACGCCTACAAAGATGTCGTTAAGATCCAAATTCCACGCACCGCAAACGAAATGTATCACCTGCGTGATGCTGCTCCGATTAAAAAGAGTGAGCTGGAAAGTGGCGATCTGGTCTTCTTCCGCATCAATAATCGTGGCGCAGCCGATCACGTCGGGGTTTATCTGGGTGAAGGGAAATTTATCCAGTCGCCGCGTACAGGCTCAGATATTCGTATCAGCAAGCTGAGTGAAGATTATTGGCAGGAGCACTACGTTGGCGCACGTCGCGTAGTCACACCGCAGACGATTCGTTAA
- the purR gene encoding HTH-type transcriptional repressor PurR: protein MATIKDVAKRAGVSTTTVSHVINKTRFVAEETKAAVRAAIKELHYSPSAVARSLKVNHTKSIGLLATSSEAPYFAEIIEAVENSCYAKGYTLVLCNSHNDIGKQRAYLSMLAQKRVDGLLVMCAEYPPELLGMLEDYRSIPMVVMDWGQMHSDFTDTIIDNAFEGGYMAGRYLIERGHRDIGAIPGTQERNTGSGRYLGFLKALKEADITVRDEWVVRGDFEPESGYKAMHQILAQKQRPTAVFCGGDIMAMGAICAADELGLRVPQDISVIGYDNVRHARFFTPALTTIHQPKERLGQSAFSMLLDRITSKREDAHVIEVHPTLIERRSVADGPYLDYRR from the coding sequence ATGGCAACGATTAAAGATGTGGCAAAACGTGCTGGCGTTTCCACCACAACCGTATCGCACGTGATCAATAAAACACGTTTCGTCGCCGAAGAGACTAAGGCAGCCGTCAGGGCAGCAATCAAAGAATTGCACTATTCACCCAGCGCCGTCGCCCGCAGCCTCAAAGTTAATCACACTAAATCTATCGGCTTGCTGGCCACTTCCAGCGAAGCCCCCTATTTCGCCGAGATCATTGAAGCCGTTGAAAACAGCTGCTACGCCAAAGGCTACACGCTGGTGCTGTGTAATTCGCATAACGACATCGGCAAGCAGCGCGCTTATCTTTCCATGTTGGCGCAAAAACGCGTCGACGGCCTGTTGGTGATGTGTGCCGAATATCCGCCCGAGTTATTAGGTATGCTGGAAGATTATCGCAGCATTCCGATGGTCGTGATGGACTGGGGACAGATGCACAGCGACTTTACCGATACCATTATCGATAACGCCTTTGAAGGCGGTTATATGGCAGGTCGCTACCTGATTGAACGCGGCCATCGGGATATCGGTGCCATCCCCGGTACTCAAGAACGCAACACCGGCAGCGGACGCTACCTCGGCTTTTTGAAAGCATTGAAGGAAGCCGACATCACCGTGCGTGACGAATGGGTGGTTCGCGGCGATTTCGAACCGGAATCCGGCTACAAAGCCATGCATCAGATCCTCGCACAGAAACAGCGACCTACAGCCGTCTTCTGCGGTGGCGATATCATGGCGATGGGTGCCATCTGTGCGGCTGACGAACTGGGTCTGCGCGTACCGCAGGATATTTCGGTGATCGGTTATGACAACGTGCGCCACGCGCGTTTCTTTACGCCTGCGCTGACCACCATCCACCAGCCAAAGGAGCGTCTGGGCCAATCCGCGTTCTCTATGCTATTGGATCGCATTACCAGTAAGCGGGAAGATGCGCACGTCATTGAAGTGCACCCGACGCTGATTGAACGCCGCTCGGTTGCAGACGGCCCCTACCTCGACTATCGCCGCTAG
- a CDS encoding DUF1289 domain-containing protein, which yields MPEQLELFVVPNPCRGICQTDEGGYCRGCFRSRNERFSWGQMSDAQKQDVLRLCRQRMKRSQRSEKSDTPAESRQPSLF from the coding sequence GTGCCAGAGCAACTTGAACTCTTTGTTGTCCCTAATCCATGCCGTGGTATTTGTCAGACGGATGAAGGCGGATATTGTCGCGGTTGCTTTCGCAGTCGTAATGAGCGCTTTAGTTGGGGCCAAATGAGTGATGCGCAGAAACAGGATGTGCTGCGTTTGTGTCGGCAGAGAATGAAACGTTCACAGCGTTCAGAGAAATCCGATACACCAGCAGAGTCCCGTCAGCCATCGTTGTTTTAA
- the tyrS gene encoding tyrosine--tRNA ligase has translation MASSNLIKQLQERGLIAQVTDEEALAERLAQGPIALYCGFDPTADSLHLGHLVPLLCLKRFQLSGHKPVALVGGATGLIGDPSFKATERKLNTAETVGEWVEKIRRQVSPFLDFDCGNNSAIAANNYDWFGNMNVLDFLRDIGKHFSVNQMISKEAVKQRLNRDDVGISFTEFSYNLLQGYDFASLNKQHDVELQIGGSDQWGNITSGIDLTRRMNQKQVYGLTVPLITKSDGTKFGKTEGGAIWLDASKTSPYKFYQFWINTADADVYRFLKFFTFMSLEDIDALEEEDKNSGKAPRAQYVLAEDVTRMVHGEAGLEAARRITQSLFSGALQDMTQDDFAQLAQDGMPIIELENGADLQQALVSAELVPSRGQARTMISSNAVTINGEKQADPEYTFSDADRLFDRYTLLRRGKKHYCLICWKA, from the coding sequence ATGGCGAGTAGTAACCTGATTAAACAATTGCAAGAGCGGGGCTTGATTGCCCAGGTGACGGATGAGGAAGCGTTAGCAGAGCGGCTGGCGCAAGGGCCAATTGCACTGTATTGCGGTTTTGATCCCACCGCCGACAGCTTGCATTTGGGGCATCTGGTGCCGCTGCTCTGCCTGAAACGCTTCCAGCTGTCTGGCCACAAGCCGGTTGCGCTGGTTGGCGGTGCTACGGGGCTGATCGGTGACCCAAGCTTTAAAGCCACAGAGCGTAAGCTGAACACAGCTGAAACCGTGGGTGAATGGGTAGAGAAAATTCGCCGTCAGGTTTCCCCATTCCTGGATTTTGACTGCGGTAACAACAGCGCGATCGCGGCGAATAACTACGATTGGTTCGGCAATATGAACGTGCTGGATTTCCTGCGTGATATCGGTAAACACTTCTCCGTTAATCAGATGATTAGCAAAGAAGCCGTGAAGCAGCGTTTAAACCGTGATGACGTCGGCATTTCGTTCACCGAGTTTTCTTACAACCTGTTGCAGGGATACGACTTTGCCTCGCTGAACAAGCAGCATGATGTCGAGCTGCAAATCGGTGGTTCCGACCAGTGGGGTAATATCACGTCCGGTATCGACTTGACGCGCCGTATGAACCAGAAACAGGTTTACGGTTTGACCGTGCCGCTGATCACCAAATCTGATGGGACGAAATTCGGCAAAACGGAAGGCGGCGCAATCTGGCTGGATGCCAGCAAAACCAGTCCTTACAAATTCTACCAGTTCTGGATCAACACGGCGGATGCCGATGTGTACCGCTTCCTGAAATTCTTCACGTTCATGAGCCTCGAAGATATCGATGCACTGGAAGAAGAAGACAAAAACAGCGGTAAGGCTCCACGCGCGCAGTACGTGCTGGCGGAAGACGTGACCCGTATGGTTCACGGCGAAGCAGGTCTGGAAGCGGCTCGTCGCATTACACAAAGCCTGTTCTCTGGCGCATTGCAGGATATGACGCAGGACGACTTTGCGCAGCTGGCGCAGGATGGTATGCCGATTATCGAACTGGAAAACGGTGCGGATTTGCAACAGGCGTTGGTCAGCGCTGAGTTAGTGCCGTCACGCGGTCAGGCCCGTACGATGATCTCTTCAAATGCGGTCACCATTAACGGCGAGAAACAGGCCGATCCTGAATACACCTTCAGCGATGCCGACCGTCTGTTTGATCGCTACACCTTGCTGCGTCGCGGCAAAAAGCACTACTGCCTGATCTGCTGGAAAGCATAA
- a CDS encoding Grx4 family monothiol glutaredoxin — MTTPTIEKIQRQIAENPILLYMKGSPKLPSCGFSAQTVQALSACGERFAYVDILQNPDIRAELPKYANWPTFPQLWVDGELVGGCDIVVEMFQRGELQPLIKETADKYKAQQADQE; from the coding sequence ATGACGACACCGACAATTGAAAAAATTCAGCGCCAAATTGCTGAAAACCCGATTCTGCTGTACATGAAAGGCTCCCCGAAGTTGCCAAGCTGCGGCTTTTCCGCACAGACTGTTCAGGCGTTGTCTGCCTGTGGCGAACGTTTTGCGTATGTTGATATTTTGCAGAACCCAGACATTCGTGCTGAACTGCCGAAATACGCAAACTGGCCGACATTCCCACAGCTGTGGGTTGACGGTGAGCTGGTTGGCGGTTGTGATATCGTGGTAGAAATGTTTCAGCGCGGTGAACTGCAACCGCTGATCAAAGAAACGGCAGACAAATATAAAGCGCAGCAGGCCGATCAAGAGTAA
- a CDS encoding MliC family protein encodes MKRLLTGTALILLSGCSYFGHKQTVETLHYQCGTMPLTVTLQQGGEATPQVSFLLDGERLTLPQVVSASGVRYSNDTYTFWSKGDRAFIQRGERVIIDDCVLAPM; translated from the coding sequence ATGAAACGATTACTGACAGGGACAGCGCTTATTCTGCTGAGCGGATGCAGCTATTTTGGTCATAAACAGACGGTGGAGACGCTGCATTATCAATGCGGGACAATGCCGCTAACCGTGACGCTACAGCAGGGCGGTGAAGCGACTCCACAGGTGAGTTTCCTGCTGGACGGTGAACGTCTCACGCTCCCTCAAGTGGTATCCGCTTCTGGCGTCAGATACAGCAATGACACCTATACATTCTGGAGCAAAGGCGATCGTGCATTTATCCAACGGGGTGAACGAGTTATCATCGACGACTGCGTGTTGGCTCCGATGTAA
- the gstA gene encoding glutathione transferase GstA — protein MKLFYKAESSSLFTHIVLIESKLEFKLEKVNLRTKKTERGTDYTFINPKGMVPALELDDGSVLTEGVAIAEYIADLVPHCNLIAPTGSMARYHTLEWLNYISAELHKTFTPLFRPGTPETYKELLMEYLQVKFRYINLVLSEQNYLVANRFSIADAYLFTVMRWAQSLKLDMFRYPALAAYLDHIAERPSVVTALKVERLKG, from the coding sequence ATGAAACTGTTTTACAAAGCTGAAAGCAGTTCTCTTTTTACACACATTGTTTTGATCGAATCCAAACTGGAATTCAAGCTGGAGAAGGTCAATTTGCGTACGAAAAAGACAGAGCGTGGAACCGACTATACGTTCATCAACCCGAAAGGGATGGTGCCAGCGTTAGAGCTGGATGATGGGTCTGTCCTGACTGAAGGCGTTGCTATCGCCGAGTACATTGCCGATCTGGTTCCGCACTGTAACCTTATCGCTCCGACTGGCAGCATGGCGCGTTACCATACGCTCGAATGGCTGAATTACATTTCTGCTGAGCTGCACAAAACGTTTACGCCGCTCTTCCGTCCTGGCACGCCGGAAACGTATAAAGAGCTGCTGATGGAATATTTGCAGGTCAAATTCCGCTATATCAATCTGGTGTTGAGTGAACAGAACTATCTGGTCGCCAACCGCTTTAGTATCGCCGATGCGTACCTGTTTACCGTAATGCGCTGGGCGCAGTCGCTAAAACTGGATATGTTCCGCTACCCTGCGCTGGCGGCTTACCTCGACCATATTGCCGAGCGCCCTTCCGTCGTTACCGCGCTTAAGGTTGAAAGGTTGAAAGGTTGA
- the rnt gene encoding ribonuclease T, with amino-acid sequence MADKSDLNALSGRFRGFYPVVIDVETAGFNAKTDALLEVAAVTLKMDQDGWLQPDETLHFHVEPFEGAILEPAALAFNGIDPTNPLRGAVSEYDALHEIFKVVRKGIKDQGCNRAIIVAHNATFDHSFMAAAAERCSLKRNPFHPFATFDTAALSGLVLGQTVLAKACITAGIAFDSSQAHSALYDTNQTALLFCELVNRWKRLGGWPIVLEENSLEDASAED; translated from the coding sequence ATGGCTGATAAAAGTGATCTGAACGCCCTGAGCGGCCGTTTTCGTGGGTTTTACCCGGTAGTGATTGATGTTGAAACCGCCGGATTTAATGCGAAAACCGATGCCTTGCTGGAAGTTGCGGCGGTAACATTAAAAATGGATCAAGACGGTTGGTTACAGCCAGATGAAACGCTACATTTTCATGTCGAGCCATTTGAGGGTGCGATTCTGGAACCCGCTGCACTGGCGTTTAATGGCATTGACCCCACCAACCCACTGCGTGGCGCGGTGAGCGAATATGATGCGCTGCATGAAATTTTCAAAGTCGTGCGTAAAGGGATCAAAGATCAAGGCTGCAACCGCGCGATTATCGTGGCGCATAATGCCACATTCGATCATAGCTTTATGGCCGCAGCGGCCGAGCGCTGTAGTCTGAAACGTAATCCGTTCCATCCTTTCGCCACTTTCGATACCGCAGCACTTAGCGGACTGGTGTTAGGCCAAACGGTTCTTGCTAAAGCCTGTATTACCGCAGGAATAGCGTTTGATTCCAGCCAGGCGCACTCTGCGCTGTATGACACCAACCAGACGGCATTGCTGTTCTGTGAGTTGGTTAACCGCTGGAAACGTCTGGGCGGATGGCCGATTGTACTGGAAGAAAATTCGCTGGAAGACGCGTCAGCCGAAGACTGA
- a CDS encoding outer membrane lipoprotein, whose amino-acid sequence MMKRLLVVTLAGITLAGCANTSTLSGDVYSASEAKQVQTVTYGTIVSMRPVQIQAGEDSNVIGALGGAVLGGFLGNTIGGGSGRSLATAAGAVAGGVAGQGATGALNRTQGVELEIRRDDGSTIMVVQKQGDTKFSAGQRVAMASNGRSITVSPR is encoded by the coding sequence ATGATGAAGCGTTTACTTGTGGTTACCCTTGCTGGTATCACGCTGGCTGGTTGTGCTAATACCAGCACGCTTTCAGGTGATGTTTACAGCGCATCCGAAGCTAAACAAGTGCAGACCGTGACCTACGGTACGATTGTTTCTATGCGTCCGGTTCAAATTCAGGCGGGAGAAGATTCTAACGTGATCGGCGCGCTGGGCGGTGCGGTGCTGGGTGGTTTCCTGGGCAACACGATCGGTGGTGGTTCCGGTCGTAGCCTGGCGACAGCAGCTGGCGCAGTAGCCGGTGGTGTGGCGGGTCAAGGCGCCACAGGTGCGCTGAACCGCACACAGGGCGTAGAATTGGAAATTCGTCGTGATGATGGCAGTACCATTATGGTGGTACAGAAACAAGGCGATACGAAATTCAGCGCAGGTCAACGCGTTGCCATGGCCAGCAATGGCCGCAGTATTACCGTTTCCCCACGCTAA
- the anmK gene encoding anhydro-N-acetylmuramic acid kinase, translating to MRSGRYIGVMSGTSLDGVDVVLAAIDEHTVAQQASYCHPIPQDIKMAILGMCQGQAVTLSALGQLDTRLGILFAEAVLTLLKETELRAQDITAIGCHGQTVWHEPTGDAPCTLQIGDNNRVAALTGITTVGDFRRRDLAYGGQGAPLVPSFHHALLLHPVERRIVLNIGGIANLSLLVPGALVRGYDTGPGNMLLDAWIWRHCAQPYDKDAVWAMSGQVNPLLLRRMLSDPYFALRAPKSTGREYFNLGWLERMLAGLPPIAPQDVQATLAELTVVSIAEQALLVGGCERLLVCGGGARNPLIMARLSALLPGIEVSTTDEYGVSGDDMEALAFAWLASRTLSGLPGNLPSVTGASQETVLGAIYPANAD from the coding sequence ATGAGATCAGGCAGATATATTGGCGTAATGTCCGGCACCAGCCTTGATGGTGTGGATGTTGTGCTAGCCGCGATTGACGAACATACGGTTGCCCAGCAGGCCAGCTACTGTCACCCGATACCGCAGGATATCAAAATGGCCATCCTGGGGATGTGTCAGGGGCAGGCGGTGACGCTGTCGGCGCTGGGGCAGTTGGATACCCGTCTGGGCATCTTGTTTGCCGAAGCGGTGCTGACGCTGCTTAAAGAGACGGAACTGAGGGCTCAGGATATTACCGCGATTGGCTGCCACGGGCAGACGGTCTGGCATGAGCCCACGGGCGATGCGCCTTGTACGTTGCAGATCGGTGATAATAACCGCGTTGCTGCCTTGACGGGCATCACGACCGTAGGGGATTTTCGCCGCCGAGATTTGGCTTATGGCGGGCAGGGCGCGCCGCTGGTGCCATCGTTCCACCATGCGTTGCTATTGCATCCTGTTGAACGACGTATCGTACTCAACATCGGTGGCATCGCCAATCTGTCGCTGCTGGTGCCGGGTGCGCTCGTGCGCGGTTACGACACGGGGCCCGGAAATATGCTGCTGGATGCTTGGATCTGGCGGCACTGTGCGCAGCCGTATGATAAAGATGCCGTGTGGGCGATGAGCGGTCAGGTGAATCCGCTATTGCTACGTCGCATGCTGAGCGATCCTTATTTTGCGTTACGGGCACCGAAAAGCACTGGGCGTGAGTATTTCAATCTGGGCTGGCTGGAAAGAATGCTGGCTGGCTTGCCGCCGATCGCGCCGCAGGATGTTCAGGCGACGCTGGCTGAGTTAACGGTTGTGAGCATTGCTGAACAGGCGCTGTTGGTCGGTGGATGCGAACGCTTACTGGTTTGCGGCGGTGGCGCGCGTAATCCGCTCATTATGGCGCGTCTCTCGGCGCTGCTACCGGGGATTGAAGTCAGCACGACGGATGAATACGGCGTGAGTGGCGATGATATGGAAGCGCTGGCGTTTGCCTGGCTGGCCTCTCGCACGCTATCAGGGCTGCCAGGCAATCTGCCGTCCGTCACGGGGGCGAGTCAGGAAACGGTGCTAGGCGCGATTTATCCGGCCAACGCGGATTAA
- the pdxY gene encoding pyridoxal kinase PdxY encodes MKNILSIQSHVVFGHAGNSAAEFPMRRMGANVWPLNTVQFSNHTQYGHWTGCVMPASHLTEVVQGIANIDKLKTCNAVLSGYIGSAEQGEHILDIVRQVKAANPDALYFCDPVMGTPEKGCIVAPGVSDFHCQQSLLAADIIAPNLPELELLGGRTVHNVAEAVETARALCEKGPKIVLVKHLSRAATREDSFEMLLVTPTDAWHISRPLVEFERQPVGVGDLTSGLLLVNLLKGVALDKALEHTTAAVYEVMLVTKEMNEYELQLVAAQDGIANPRHHFQAIRLS; translated from the coding sequence ATGAAAAATATACTTTCCATCCAATCACATGTCGTTTTTGGTCATGCCGGTAACAGCGCGGCAGAGTTTCCGATGCGTCGGATGGGCGCAAACGTTTGGCCGTTGAATACGGTGCAGTTCTCGAACCATACCCAATATGGTCACTGGACGGGATGTGTGATGCCCGCCAGCCACCTGACCGAGGTAGTGCAGGGAATTGCGAACATCGACAAATTGAAGACCTGTAATGCGGTGTTGAGCGGCTATATCGGCTCCGCCGAGCAAGGGGAACATATTCTAGATATTGTTCGTCAGGTGAAAGCGGCTAATCCTGATGCGCTGTACTTCTGCGATCCGGTAATGGGTACGCCGGAGAAAGGCTGTATCGTCGCGCCCGGTGTGTCTGATTTCCACTGCCAGCAGTCGCTGTTAGCGGCCGACATTATCGCGCCGAATCTGCCTGAACTGGAATTGCTGGGTGGCCGTACCGTGCATAACGTGGCGGAAGCTGTAGAGACCGCGCGTGCCCTGTGTGAAAAAGGGCCAAAAATCGTTCTGGTAAAGCACCTTAGCCGAGCGGCCACACGTGAAGACAGCTTTGAAATGCTGCTGGTGACGCCGACGGATGCCTGGCACATCAGCCGCCCGCTGGTAGAGTTTGAACGTCAACCTGTCGGCGTGGGCGATTTGACCAGTGGATTACTGCTGGTGAACTTGCTGAAGGGCGTGGCGTTGGATAAAGCGCTGGAGCACACGACGGCAGCAGTGTATGAAGTCATGCTGGTGACGAAAGAGATGAATGAGTATGAGCTACAGTTGGTTGCGGCTCAGGATGGGATTGCTAATCCGCGTCATCACTTCCAGGCGATTCGCCTGTCGTAA
- the gloA gene encoding lactoylglutathione lyase yields the protein MRLLHTMLRVGDLQRSIDFYTQILGMRVLRTSENTEYKYTLAFVGYTEESEGAVIELTYNWGVDSYDLGNAYGHIALGVDDVAATCERIRKAGGNVTREAGPVKGGTTVIAFIEDPDGYKIELIENAHAGNGIGH from the coding sequence ATGCGCTTACTTCACACCATGCTGCGTGTTGGCGATTTACAACGTTCTATCGATTTCTATACCCAGATCCTGGGTATGCGCGTGCTGCGCACCAGCGAGAATACCGAATACAAATACACGTTGGCTTTCGTCGGCTATACCGAAGAGAGCGAAGGTGCGGTTATCGAACTGACCTACAACTGGGGCGTCGACAGCTATGATTTGGGCAACGCCTATGGTCATATCGCGCTGGGCGTTGACGATGTTGCCGCAACCTGTGAGCGTATCCGCAAAGCGGGTGGCAATGTAACGCGCGAAGCGGGCCCGGTCAAAGGCGGTACTACCGTGATCGCGTTCATCGAAGATCCAGACGGTTATAAAATCGAATTGATCGAGAACGCCCACGCCGGTAACGGCATCGGTCACTAA
- the slyA gene encoding transcriptional regulator SlyA — MELPLGSDLARLVRVWRALVDHRLKPLELTQTHWVTLHNIYHLPPGQSQIQLAKAIGIEQPSLVRTLDQLEEKGLITRHVCAHDRRAKRIMLTESAEPIIQAVNGVISHTRSEVLFGITPEQVDELALLVSRLEKNILALHENQA, encoded by the coding sequence ATGGAATTGCCATTAGGATCTGATTTAGCCCGTCTGGTGCGCGTATGGCGTGCGCTGGTCGATCATCGATTAAAACCACTTGAACTGACTCAGACGCATTGGGTCACGTTGCATAACATATACCATCTACCCCCTGGGCAGTCGCAGATTCAGCTCGCCAAAGCGATAGGTATTGAGCAACCCTCATTAGTCCGAACATTGGATCAGCTTGAGGAGAAAGGGTTAATCACTCGCCACGTTTGTGCGCACGATCGTCGGGCAAAACGTATTATGCTGACCGAATCAGCAGAGCCAATCATACAGGCAGTCAATGGTGTAATTAGCCATACACGTAGTGAAGTATTATTTGGTATTACGCCGGAACAGGTGGATGAATTAGCGTTGCTGGTTTCGCGTCTTGAGAAAAATATATTGGCATTACATGAGAATCAAGCGTAG
- the cydH gene encoding cytochrome bd-I oxidase subunit CydH has product MDTDLKMSLLTTVGSLAVIIAFSFIAVMN; this is encoded by the coding sequence ATGGATACAGATCTGAAGATGTCTTTGCTGACAACCGTTGGCTCGTTGGCTGTGATCATCGCGTTTAGTTTTATTGCGGTGATGAACTAA
- the pdxH gene encoding pyridoxamine 5'-phosphate oxidase, with product MTQERSPSDGSPLIQPADIADIRREYTRGGLRRSDLPANPLDLFERWLKQACDAKLADPTAMSVATVDEHGQPYQRIVLLKHYDEKGMVFYTNMGSRKAHHLENNPRISLLFPWHMLERQVMVLGRVEKLPALEVLKYFHSRPKDSQIGAWVSKQSSRISARGVLESKFLELKQKFQNGEVPLPSFWGGFRVVIDSVEFWQGGEHRLHDRFFYQRQDEGWQIDRLAP from the coding sequence ATGACTCAGGAACGCTCCCCTTCTGACGGTTCTCCTCTTATTCAACCCGCCGATATTGCCGACATCCGCCGTGAATACACGCGTGGTGGGCTTCGCCGTAGCGATCTTCCCGCGAACCCGCTGGATTTATTTGAACGCTGGCTGAAGCAGGCCTGCGATGCAAAACTGGCCGATCCTACCGCGATGTCTGTCGCGACCGTGGATGAGCACGGGCAGCCTTACCAGCGTATCGTTCTGCTGAAACACTATGATGAGAAAGGCATGGTGTTTTATACCAATATGGGCAGCCGCAAAGCCCATCATCTGGAAAACAATCCGCGAATCAGCCTGCTGTTCCCTTGGCATATGTTAGAGCGGCAGGTCATGGTGCTGGGTCGCGTAGAGAAGCTGCCAGCGCTCGAGGTGCTGAAGTATTTCCACAGCCGTCCGAAAGACAGCCAGATTGGCGCGTGGGTATCAAAGCAGTCCAGCCGGATTTCAGCGCGCGGCGTGCTGGAAAGCAAATTTTTGGAATTGAAGCAAAAATTCCAGAATGGCGAGGTGCCTTTGCCGAGTTTTTGGGGGGGCTTCCGCGTCGTTATCGATTCTGTCGAGTTTTGGCAGGGCGGCGAACACCGCCTGCATGACCGCTTTTTCTACCAGCGGCAGGACGAAGGCTGGCAGATTGATCGTTTAGCGCCTTAA